A section of the Ochotona princeps isolate mOchPri1 chromosome 19, mOchPri1.hap1, whole genome shotgun sequence genome encodes:
- the CAMK2A gene encoding calcium/calmodulin-dependent protein kinase type II subunit alpha isoform X4 codes for MLLFLALWALVPCLVLLTLYFLSSTGGKSAGNKKNDGVKESSESTNTTIEDEDTKVRKQEIIKVTEQLIEAISNGDFESYTKMCDPGMTAFEPEALGNLVEGLDFHRFYFENLWSRNSKPVHTTILNPHIHLMGDESACIAYIRITQYLDAGGIPRTAQSEETRVWHRRDGKWQIVHFHRSGAPSVLPH; via the exons ATGTTGCTGTTCCTCGCCCTGTGGGCCCTGGTGCCCTGCCTGGTGTTGCTAACCCTCTACTTTCTCTCCTCCACAGGAGGGAAGAGCGCGGGCAACAAGAAGAACGATGGCGTAAAG GAATCTTCGGAGAGCACCAACACCACCATTGAGGATGAAGACACCAAAG TGCGGAAACAGGAAATTATAAAAGTGACAGAACAGCTGATTGAAGCCATAAGCAATGGAGATTTTGAGTCCTACAC GAAGATGTGTGACCCCGGGATGACAGCCTTCGAACCCGAGGCCCTAGGGAACCTGGTCGAGGGCCTGGACTTCCATCGATTCTATTTTGAAAACT TGTGGTCCCGGAACAGCAAACCCGTGCACACCACCATTCTGAATCCTCACATCCACCTGATGGGTGACGAGTCAGCCTGCATCGCCTACATCCGCATCACGCAGTACCTGGATGCGGGCGGCATCCCCCGCACTGCCCAGTCGGAGGAGACCCGCGTGTGGCACCGCCGGGACGGCAAGTGGCAGATCGTCCACTTCCACAGATCCGGGGCACCTTCCGTCCTGCCCCA CTGA